A DNA window from Camelina sativa cultivar DH55 chromosome 17, Cs, whole genome shotgun sequence contains the following coding sequences:
- the LOC104756067 gene encoding uncharacterized protein LOC104756067 has protein sequence MKADTVLDYAVFELSPKHSRCELFVWSNEEYEKLVSGLIQPFLNHLSVLESQASQRTESSIRLDFEKSENGLKSWFTKRTLERFVQYVHSPELLERVNTFDLEMSQLEAARTLYSQEDGGVADATKKELSRAIDLRLEAIKKDLTTAITHASANGFDPQTVSDLQHFADRFGAHRLDEACGKYISLSQRRPDLITKNLNTNTQTSANETHISPHQITNSNTKNEEEEKDVSLEESSTVKTIHHTRRLSVQDRINLFESKQKENSNSAGNKPVVVAKSTELKRLSSDVSSAFPEKSVLRRWSIVSDMSFDFTMDNKKSDCGSTEEGLLSTPSSIPDATFPKESEENSTKEEDDVRSRKSDNDSQNQTDRPGNVMTDGNSMQSEDESYASKSQNVAQSSVMFPYRHSRSRSAHVAGGIDIKSDERQSKGRKKELFPSDKQPALKTCTKPVSAGSDEQRQKSFGVEDDLEVSLVNAESAGKSYNNRVRATSVDQTQRTRMSRESLPGFNDELQIKAGDDKDHGNVVMRRNLSELRFSDDSKGKLYEEYMKKRDAKLREEWSSKETKLKSMQEALDRSRTEMKAKFSTASVKRQDSISSTRQRAEKFRSFNSRTSTKKCQHPISSLQSEEENEKDKPVSGQPIGKSASRSSQVRKVPSPNRSSRVSKPTGKVSNTNINTSGRGRKTADTNVVAQSSLPKFSDLKKENTKPSSLAGRNTTTTTTTMMRTQVRSSNKKTSKEDIPSPVVPRRPRSLRKSFSANIEFTELTTLYSDDMMNNERNQKQNTEDNDDVSENLKVEEFEEIESEAEEEEKEVLENPVKEEEVEAREMETLVVEDIGDETPSLTEIVENSSEDENFTSLRSVSHVDLPANTLPSSTLQHNFASLLDSPSESPLSWSSNLQHGFSYPHEHSDVDASVDDSPMGSPASWSSRMRKKWGSTAQSPVLVPNSRKDLTKGIKRFLKFGKKTRAADSLMDWVSVTTSEGDDDFAYRSSDELRKSRMASSQSQFFEDEQASNNMIQPHHHHQGSFKVKDGEFKRSFFSLSTFRSKGNDSKPR, from the exons ATTTGTTCAATATGTTCATAGTCCAGAATTGTTGGAAAGAGTCAATACATTTGATTTGGAGATGTCACAGTTGGAAGCAGCTCGGACATTATATTCTCAAG AAGATGGAGGCGTAGCAGATGCAACAAA GAAAGAGCTCTCAAGAGCTATAGATTTGAGACTCGAGGCAATTAAAAAGGACTTAACCACGGCGATTACTCATGCGTCAGCTAATGGTTTCGACCCTCAAACTGTTTCTGATCTCCAGCATTTTGCTGATAGATTTGGCGCACATCGTTTGGA TGAAGCATGCGgcaaatatatttcattatcgCAAAGAAGACCAGACCTGATCACCAAGAACTTGAATACTAATACACAAACATCAGCCAATGAAACACATATCAGTCCCCATCAAATTACTAATAGCAACACAAAGaatgaggaggaggaaaaaGATGTGAGTTTGGAAGAATCTTCTACGGTTAAGACCATTCATCATACAAGGAGACTTAGCGTACAAGATAGGATTAACCTCTTTGAGAGCAAACAAAAGGAAAACTCAAACTCTGCTGGAAACAAACCGGTAGTTGTTGCGAAATCCACAGAATTGAAGAGACTTTCCTCTGATGTCTCATCAGCATTCCCTGAGAAGTCTGTTTTGAGAAGATGGAGTATTGTTAGTGACATGAGCTTTGATTTTACAATGGATAATAAGAAGTCTGACTGTGGTAGCACCGAAGAAGGTCTTCTGAGTACACCTTCGTCCATTCCTGATGCCACATTCCCCAAGGAGTCTGAAGAGAACAgtacaaaggaagaagatgatgtgcGTTCCCGTAAATCTGATAATGATTCACAAAACCAGACTGATAGGCCAGGGAACGTCATGACTGATGGCAATTCCATGCAGAGTGAAGATGAGAGCTATGCATCCAAATCACAGAATGTGGCACAATCATCAGTCATGTTTCCTTATCGACACTCGCGTTCTCGGTCGGCTCATGTTGCAGGTGGTATTGATATCAAAAGTGATGAACGTCAATCGAAAGGCAGGAAGAAAGAGCTGTTTCCATCAGACAAGCAACCAGCCTTAAAAACATGTACAAAACCAGTTTCTGCAG GGTCTGATGAACAGAGACAAAAATCATTTGGTGTTGAGGATGATCTTGAGGTTAGTCTTGTAAATGCAGAATCAGCTGGGAAAAGTTACAATAATAGAGTACGTGCGACATCTGTGGATCAAACACAAAGGACAAGAATGTCTAGAGAAAGCCTTCCAGGATTTAATGATGAGTTGCAAATAAAGGCTGGTGACGATAAAGACCACGGTAATGTTGTAATGCGGCGGAACTTATCTGAGTTAAGATTCTCAGATGACTCTAAAGGAAAGTTGTATGAAGAGTATATGAAGAAAAGGGATGCAAAACTAAGAGAAGAGTGGAGTTCAAAAGAAACTAAGTTGAAGTCAATGCAAGAAGCTCTTGACCGAAGTAGAACTGAGATGAAGGCTAAGTTTTCTACTGCTTCCGTAAAGAGGCAGGATTCGATATCAAGTACCCGCCAACGTGCAGAGAAGTTCAGATCTTTTAATTCTCGGACAAGTACAAAAAAGTGTCAG CATCCTATAAGCTCATTACAGAGTgaagaggaaaatgaaaaagataagCCAGTCAGTGGACAGCCCATTGGAAAAAGTGCTTCTAGGAGCTCCCAAGTAAGAAAGGTTCCATCACCAAACCGAAGCTCCAGAGTCTCGAAACCGACAGGTAaagtttcaaacacaaacattaatACTTCCGGGAGAGGTCGAAAAACAGCAGACACAAACGTGGTTGCACAATCTTCTCTCCCTAAATTCTCTGAtcttaaaaaggaaaacacaaaaccatctTCTTTAGCTGGTAgaaatactactactactactactaccatGATGCGAACACAGGTGAGAAGTAGTAATAAGAAGACTTCAAAGGAAGATATACCGTCTCCTGTTGTGCCACGAAGACCACGATCACTAAGGAAAAGCTTCTCTGCAAACATAGAATTCACAGAGTTGACAACTCTGTATTCTGATGATATGATGAACAATGAGAGGAATCAGAAGCAGAACACAGAGGACAATGATGATGTATCAGAGAATTTGAAAGTTGAAGAATTTGAGGAAATTGAATCcgaggcagaagaagaagaaaaagaagttttgGAGAATCctgttaaagaagaagaagtagaagctagagaaatggaaactctaGTAGTTGAGGATATTGGTGATGAAACGCCTTCACTTACTGAAATAGTTGAGAACTCATCAGAGGATGAAAATTTCACTTCATTGAGATCAGTTTCTCATGTAGACTTACCTGCGAATACTCTACCTTCTTCAACATTGCAGCATAATTTTGCCTCGTTACTGGATTCACCTAGTGAAAGTCCTCTTTCATGGAGCTCAAACTTGCAACACGGGTTCTCTTATCCACACGAGCACTCGGATGTTGATGCTTCAGTGGATGATTCTCCCATGGGAAGTCCAGCTTCTTGGAGTTCAAGAATGAGGAAGAAATGGGGATCAACAGCTCAGAGTCCTGTTCTTGTTCCTAACTCTCGGAAGGATTTAACGAAAGGGATCAAACGTTTTCTCAAGTTTGGGAAGAAAACTCGTGCTGCAGATAGTCTAATGGATTGGGTTTCTGTAACAACATCTGAAGGAGACGATGATTTTGCTTACCGATCATCGGATGAGTTAAGAAAATCAAGAATGGCATCTTCTCAGAGTCAGTTTTTTGAGGATGAACAAG CTTCAAACAATATGATTCAGccgcatcatcatcatcaagggAGCTTTAAAGTGAAAGATGGCGAATTTAAGCGATCATTCTTCTCACTTTCTACATTCCGTAGCAAAGGAAACGACTCGAAGCCAAGATAG
- the LOC104756068 gene encoding oligouridylate-binding protein 1B: MQRMKQQQQQQVMIQQALMQQQQSLYHPGLLAAPQIEPIPSGNLPPGFDPSSCRSVYVGNIHIQVTEPLLQEVFASTGPVESCKLIRKDKSSYGFVHYFDRRSAGLAILSLNGRHLFGQPIKVNWAYASGQREDTSSHFNIFVGDLSPEVTDAMLFNCFSVYPTCSDARVMWDQKTGRSRGFGFVSFRNQQEAQTAIDEIGGKWLGTRQIRCNWATKGATSGEEKQSSDSKSVVELTSGVSEDGKDSSNGEAPDNNGQYTTVYVGNLAPEVSQVDLHRHFHSLGAGVIEEVRVQRDKGFGFVRYSTHAEAALAIQMGNTHSYLGGRQMKCSWGSKPTPAGTASNPLPPPAPAPIPGFSASDLLAYERQLAMSKMVGMNPLMHHPHGQHALKQAAMGANGSSQGMYDGGFQNAQQLMYYQ, encoded by the exons atgCAGAGGAtgaagcagcagcaacagcaacaagTTATGATTCAGCAAGCTCTTATGCAGCAACAACAGTCTCTCTACCATCCTGGTCTCCTCGCTGCTCCTCAG ATAGAACCAATCCCAAGTGGAAATCTTCCCCCTGGTTTTGATCCAAGTTCTTGCCGCAGTGT GTACGTTGGAAACATCCATATTCAGGTGACAGAACCTCTGCTTCAAGAGGTTTTTGCTAGCACTGGTCCTGTAGAAAGCTGTAAACTAATTAGGAAAGACAAG TCTTCTTATGGGTTTGTCCACTACTTTGATCGAAGATCGGCTGGTCTTGCAATCCTTTCTCTCAATGGAAGGCATTT GTTTGGGCAACCTATCAAGGTTAACTGGGCTTATGCTAGTGGCCAGAGGGAGGATACATCAA GTCACTTCAATATATTTGTTGGGGATTTGAGTCCTGAGGTTACTGATGCAATGCTGTTTAATTGCTTCTCTGTCTATCCGACTTGCTC GGATGCAAGAGTTATGTGGGATCAGAAAACTGGACGTTCACGAGGATTTGGATTTGTTTCATTCCGTAACCAACAG GAGGCCCAGACTGCAATAGATGAAATTGGTG gGAAATGGCTTGGAACCAGGCAGATACGTTGCAACTGGGCGACAAAGGGAGCCACTTCTGGTGAGGAGAAACAGAGCTCTGATTCCAAAAGTGTCGTGGAACTAACCAGTGGTGTCTCTG aGGATGGTAAAGATTCTAGTAACGGTGAAGCTCCTGACAACAATGGTCAGTACACAACTGTTTACGTCGGCAATCTTGCTCcagag GTTTCCCAGGTTGATCTTCACCGCCACTTTCATTCCCTTGGTGCTGGGGTCATTGAGGAAGTCCGTGTTCAAAGAGATAAAGGTTTCGGATTTGTGAGATACTCTACTCATGCAGAGGCTGCCCTCGCTATTCAGATGGGAAATACACATTCCTACCTCGGTGGCAGGCAAATGAAG TGTTCTTGGGGAAGCAAGCCAACTCCAGCAGGAACAGCTTCAAACCCGCTTCCTCCGCCAGCTCCTGCACCAATCCCGGGATTCTCAGCCAGCGATCTTTTGGCTTATGAGAGGCAACTAGCGATGAGCAAGATGGTGGGGATGAATCCGCTGATGCATCACCCACATGGACAACATGCTCTTAAGCAGGCTGCAATGGGAGCCAATGGTTCAAGCCAAGGAATGTATGATGGTGGTTTCCAGAACGCGCAGCAGCTCATGTACTACCAGTGA